A genome region from Halorussus pelagicus includes the following:
- a CDS encoding homoserine kinase gives MLTVRAPATTANLGSGFDVFGAALGHPADVVRVERASETTISVTGAGAEYVPTDPEENTAGVVARELDAPAHIRIDKGVRPSSGLGSSASSAAGAAVALNELYDRDLSREELVRLAAEGEAVVSGEAHADNVAPSILGGFTIVTDDGITAIDADLPVVVCLPDLVVSTRDARGVVPETVAMDQLVETVGNASTLVAGMARDDPELVGRGLTDPVVTPARAELVEGYDAVTEAAHEAGATGVTISGAGPGVLAVCRHRGQRRAVASAMVGAFDDAGLDAFAYQTEIGNGAEIYE, from the coding sequence ATGCTCACGGTGCGGGCCCCGGCGACAACTGCGAATCTCGGCAGTGGCTTCGACGTGTTCGGCGCGGCGCTCGGCCACCCCGCGGACGTGGTGCGAGTCGAACGCGCCAGCGAGACGACGATTTCGGTGACCGGCGCGGGCGCGGAGTACGTCCCGACCGACCCCGAGGAGAACACGGCGGGCGTCGTCGCGCGCGAACTCGACGCGCCAGCCCACATCCGAATCGACAAGGGCGTCAGACCCTCGTCGGGACTCGGCTCTTCGGCGTCGAGTGCCGCTGGCGCGGCCGTCGCGCTCAACGAACTCTACGACCGCGATCTCTCGCGCGAGGAGTTGGTCCGGTTGGCGGCCGAGGGCGAGGCGGTCGTCTCGGGCGAGGCCCACGCCGACAACGTCGCACCCTCGATTCTCGGCGGATTCACCATCGTCACCGACGACGGCATCACGGCGATAGACGCCGACCTGCCGGTCGTCGTCTGCCTGCCCGACCTCGTGGTCTCGACCCGCGACGCTCGCGGCGTCGTCCCCGAGACGGTGGCGATGGACCAGCTGGTCGAGACGGTCGGCAACGCCTCGACGCTGGTCGCGGGGATGGCCCGCGACGACCCGGAACTGGTCGGGCGCGGCCTGACCGACCCGGTGGTCACGCCCGCGCGCGCCGAACTCGTGGAGGGGTACGACGCCGTCACCGAGGCGGCCCATGAGGCGGGCGCGACCGGCGTGACGATTTCGGGCGCGGGTCCCGGCGTCTTGGCGGTGTGTCGCCACCGCGGCCAGCGTCGGGCGGTCGCCTCGGCAATGGTCGGGGCGTTTGACGACGCGGGGTTAGACGCGTTCGCCTACCAGACCGAAATCGGCAACGGTGCGGAGATTTATGAGTGA
- a CDS encoding formate/nitrite transporter family protein, translating into MSDPDADSLDPEESVREAVERSRSGAPAVGSVVRDRFSSDEIFQRITAAADEEITSGSRELFFSALAAGFAITITFMLYVSLTASTGGDPVLSALLYPLGFIYIIIGGYQLYTENTLPPVALTLERLASIPALLRNWTVVLAGNFTGGALGAAALAFGGVISPEAATVAADLGQKGVATAWWSLFSKAAFAGLIVAGVVWVEYAARDTISRLVVVYIAFLSIPLGGLYHSVVSFTEMVYLVLHGDLAIAVGLVEFVLPVLLGNTLGGVVLVTVVNYFQTTEHRLESARFEGANRQLSVREWLFGGLAGRSYVPLIDTAEGHASEGDDDYRIVVPISNPRTETALVDLACALASQKSDASVHVVHIVQTPDRTPRGYSVDQRGRIVAESNELMADIRSIAEDYDIDYETSTVVSHRSFEEIFDIAERKHADLVVMGWGDDRLWSAGRAERALGELTSTLPADFLVFKDRGLDASRILLPVVDNAHADLNAEVARALRTTAGSDIALLRVVNDSDEREAGEQFLADWAADHDLAEATFVVDDSGDVESAIATRAADHSLVLVGATEQGLLSRLVTDSLHFDIVNETDSSMVLAERATDRSIRQRLLGRR; encoded by the coding sequence ATGTCTGACCCCGACGCCGATTCACTCGACCCGGAGGAGTCGGTTCGAGAGGCGGTCGAACGCTCCAGAAGCGGTGCGCCAGCGGTCGGGTCGGTCGTTCGTGACCGATTCTCTTCCGACGAAATCTTCCAGCGAATCACCGCGGCCGCCGACGAGGAAATCACGTCGGGCAGTCGAGAGTTATTCTTCAGCGCCCTCGCGGCCGGGTTCGCAATCACGATCACGTTCATGCTGTACGTCTCGCTGACGGCCTCAACGGGCGGCGACCCCGTACTGAGCGCGCTGCTGTATCCGCTCGGGTTCATCTACATCATCATCGGCGGCTACCAGTTGTACACCGAGAACACGCTCCCGCCAGTGGCGCTGACGCTCGAACGACTGGCCAGCATTCCGGCGCTGTTGCGCAACTGGACGGTGGTGCTAGCCGGGAACTTCACCGGCGGCGCGCTCGGCGCGGCCGCGCTCGCGTTCGGCGGCGTCATCTCTCCGGAGGCCGCGACGGTGGCCGCGGACCTCGGACAGAAAGGCGTCGCAACCGCGTGGTGGAGCCTCTTCTCGAAGGCCGCGTTCGCCGGTCTCATCGTCGCTGGCGTCGTCTGGGTGGAGTACGCCGCCCGTGACACCATCTCTCGCCTCGTGGTCGTCTACATCGCCTTCCTCTCGATTCCGCTCGGCGGACTCTACCACTCGGTCGTCTCGTTCACCGAGATGGTGTATCTGGTCCTCCACGGCGACCTCGCAATCGCGGTCGGTCTCGTCGAGTTCGTCCTCCCGGTGTTGCTCGGCAACACCCTCGGCGGGGTCGTCCTCGTCACCGTGGTCAACTACTTCCAGACGACCGAGCATCGACTCGAATCCGCCCGCTTCGAGGGCGCTAACCGACAGCTCTCGGTCCGCGAGTGGCTGTTCGGCGGACTGGCTGGCCGGTCGTACGTCCCGCTGATAGACACCGCCGAGGGACACGCCAGCGAGGGCGACGACGACTACCGAATCGTCGTCCCGATTTCGAACCCGCGGACCGAGACGGCGCTGGTGGACTTAGCGTGTGCGTTGGCGAGCCAGAAATCGGACGCCAGCGTCCACGTCGTTCACATCGTCCAGACGCCCGACCGGACGCCGCGGGGCTACAGCGTTGACCAGCGCGGCCGTATCGTCGCCGAGTCCAACGAGTTGATGGCGGACATCCGCTCGATTGCGGAGGATTACGACATCGACTACGAGACTTCTACGGTCGTCTCCCACCGCTCGTTCGAGGAGATATTCGACATCGCCGAGCGCAAGCACGCCGACCTCGTGGTGATGGGTTGGGGCGACGACCGACTCTGGTCGGCCGGGCGCGCGGAGCGCGCGCTGGGCGAACTCACGAGTACACTTCCGGCCGATTTCCTCGTGTTCAAGGACCGCGGACTGGACGCATCGCGGATTCTCCTGCCGGTCGTGGACAACGCTCACGCCGACCTGAACGCCGAAGTCGCGCGGGCGCTCCGCACCACCGCCGGGTCGGACATCGCGCTCCTACGAGTCGTCAACGACTCCGACGAGCGCGAGGCGGGCGAGCAGTTCCTCGCCGACTGGGCCGCCGACCACGACTTAGCGGAGGCGACGTTCGTCGTTGACGACTCCGGCGACGTAGAGAGCGCAATCGCCACGCGGGCCGCCGACCACTCACTCGTGCTGGTCGGCGCGACCGAGCAGGGACTGCTCTCTCGCCTCGTCACCGACTCGCTGCACTTCGACATCGTCAACGAGACCGATAGCTCGATGGTGCTGGCCGAGCGCGCGACCGACCGGAGCATTCGCCAGCGACTCCTCGGCCGTCGGTAA
- a CDS encoding 3-keto-5-aminohexanoate cleavage protein, giving the protein MAPDSPDSDGDSLHRNLYDDLAFDELEPAGTFTRDAAKQFFPVHEDDQIDTMDSPVVIECACPGWQPGGDHYPAVPDSKGEQIQELVDSVKAGAAAVHVHPRDENRRPQWNDNDLLVDLLDPVFEECGDVITFSQGWEVSAHADYVSGVADLLERGDGNKYCQGSVVLPPGLFGAGALHSLSSITEGVRFYEENGVKPIFQLYDTHVLRDVKHHILDANEAVWDPFVLCIRAGAHDSLTTGNDPWSYFKVLSEIYNVRQSVPESVVGLYPGGRNWLPTLAMGLIAGANVVRVGIEDAYWKYPHSDELIEKNSEVVEMAVELAELLGRDVITDPERAREFLGMEYTSPR; this is encoded by the coding sequence ATGGCACCGGACAGCCCAGATTCGGACGGCGACTCCTTACACCGAAACCTCTACGACGACCTCGCGTTCGACGAGTTGGAACCAGCGGGCACGTTCACGCGGGATGCGGCCAAGCAGTTCTTCCCGGTCCACGAGGACGACCAGATTGACACGATGGACAGTCCCGTCGTCATCGAGTGCGCATGTCCGGGGTGGCAACCCGGCGGCGACCACTACCCTGCGGTTCCGGACTCGAAAGGCGAGCAGATACAGGAACTCGTGGACAGCGTCAAGGCCGGTGCCGCCGCCGTCCACGTCCATCCGCGCGACGAGAACCGCCGCCCGCAGTGGAACGACAACGACCTGCTCGTGGACCTGCTTGACCCCGTATTCGAGGAGTGCGGCGATGTGATAACGTTCAGTCAGGGGTGGGAGGTGAGCGCCCACGCCGACTACGTCTCGGGCGTCGCCGACCTGCTGGAGCGCGGCGACGGGAACAAATACTGCCAAGGGAGCGTCGTCCTCCCGCCCGGTCTGTTCGGCGCGGGCGCACTTCACTCGCTGTCGTCCATCACGGAGGGCGTCCGGTTCTACGAGGAGAACGGCGTTAAGCCAATTTTCCAGTTGTACGATACCCACGTCCTGCGCGACGTGAAACACCACATCTTGGACGCCAACGAGGCCGTCTGGGACCCGTTCGTTCTCTGTATCCGTGCGGGCGCTCACGACTCGCTGACCACGGGTAACGACCCGTGGTCGTACTTCAAAGTCCTCTCGGAGATATACAACGTGCGCCAGAGCGTCCCGGAGAGCGTCGTCGGTCTCTACCCCGGCGGGCGAAACTGGCTTCCGACGCTGGCGATGGGACTCATCGCGGGCGCAAACGTCGTGCGCGTCGGCATCGAGGACGCTTACTGGAAATATCCCCACAGCGACGAACTGATCGAGAAGAACTCCGAGGTGGTAGAGATGGCGGTCGAACTCGCCGAACTGCTCGGCCGAGACGTGATTACCGACCCCGAGCGCGCTCGGGAGTTCCTCGGGATGGAGTACACCTCACCGCGATAG
- a CDS encoding RNA-guided pseudouridylation complex pseudouridine synthase subunit Cbf5, with product MLRGPPDERTPDELLAFGVVNLDKPPGPSAHQVAAWVRDMAGVEQAAHAGTLDPKVTGCLPVLTGAATRLSQVFLEGAKEYVSVLELHDDAPADTEAIAAEFEGPLYQKPPRKSAVARRLRVREVYDLDVLEVQDRQALLRIRCESGTYIRKLCHDLGLALGTGGHMGDLRRTATDPFDDTTLATMEDFADGLARWREDGEDDWLREVVQPAERALSHLPAVTIAPSAAEQVARGAQVYAPGVIDAEDAADGQLVVCFTPDDAAVCLGTMVGDADAEEGLVVELERVLV from the coding sequence ATGCTCCGCGGACCTCCGGACGAACGGACTCCCGACGAACTGCTCGCCTTCGGCGTCGTGAATCTCGACAAGCCGCCCGGTCCCTCGGCCCATCAGGTCGCGGCGTGGGTGCGGGACATGGCTGGCGTCGAGCAGGCGGCCCACGCCGGAACGCTGGACCCGAAAGTCACTGGCTGTCTCCCGGTCCTGACCGGCGCGGCGACCCGACTCTCGCAGGTGTTCCTCGAAGGCGCGAAGGAGTACGTCTCGGTGCTGGAACTCCACGACGACGCCCCCGCCGACACGGAGGCCATCGCCGCGGAGTTCGAAGGCCCGCTCTACCAGAAACCGCCGCGCAAGAGCGCGGTCGCCCGCCGACTGCGCGTCCGGGAAGTGTACGACCTCGACGTGCTGGAGGTGCAAGACCGCCAAGCCCTGCTCCGGATTCGCTGCGAGAGCGGCACCTACATCCGGAAGCTCTGTCACGACCTCGGTCTCGCGCTCGGCACGGGCGGGCATATGGGCGACTTGCGGCGGACCGCGACCGACCCCTTCGACGACACGACGCTGGCGACGATGGAGGACTTCGCGGACGGGTTGGCGAGGTGGCGAGAGGATGGGGAGGACGACTGGCTCCGAGAGGTCGTCCAACCGGCCGAGCGCGCCCTCTCGCACCTCCCCGCGGTGACCATCGCGCCGAGCGCGGCCGAACAGGTCGCGCGGGGCGCGCAGGTGTACGCGCCGGGCGTCATCGACGCGGAGGATGCGGCGGACGGACAATTGGTCGTCTGTTTCACCCCCGACGACGCCGCGGTCTGCTTGGGGACGATGGTCGGTGACGCCGACGCCGAAGAGGGGTTAGTCGTGGAGTTAGAGCGCGTGTTGGTGTAA
- a CDS encoding adenylate kinase, whose translation MDPHILILGAPGAGKGTQSDRIVSEFGVEHVTTGDALRSNKEMDISHLGLEYDTPGEYMDQGELVPDEVVNEIVDTALDEADGYVLDGYPRNLEQAETLSEMTDLDVVLYLDVDEDVLVGRLTGRRVCEDCGATYHVDFNAPEEEGVCDECGDDLYQREDDTEETARERIRVYEENTAPVVEFYDDEGRLVRVDGEQTPDEVWEGVRDAIESNA comes from the coding sequence ATGGACCCGCACATTCTGATACTGGGCGCGCCGGGCGCAGGCAAAGGGACTCAAAGCGACCGCATCGTCTCGGAGTTTGGCGTCGAACACGTCACCACGGGCGACGCGCTTCGGTCGAACAAGGAGATGGACATCAGCCACCTTGGCCTCGAATACGACACGCCGGGCGAGTACATGGACCAAGGCGAACTCGTCCCCGACGAAGTCGTCAACGAAATCGTCGATACCGCGCTCGACGAGGCTGACGGCTACGTCCTCGACGGCTACCCCCGGAACCTCGAACAGGCCGAAACGCTCTCCGAGATGACCGACCTCGACGTGGTCCTCTATCTCGACGTGGACGAAGACGTGCTGGTCGGCCGCTTGACCGGTCGTCGCGTCTGCGAGGACTGTGGCGCGACCTACCACGTCGATTTCAACGCGCCCGAAGAGGAGGGCGTCTGCGACGAGTGTGGCGACGACCTCTACCAGCGCGAGGACGACACCGAGGAGACCGCCCGCGAGCGCATCCGCGTCTACGAGGAGAACACCGCGCCCGTCGTGGAGTTCTACGACGACGAGGGCCGTCTGGTCCGCGTTGACGGCGAGCAGACCCCCGACGAGGTCTGGGAGGGCGTGAGGGACGCCATCGAATCGAACGCCTGA
- the pdxS gene encoding pyridoxal 5'-phosphate synthase lyase subunit PdxS, with protein sequence MAEETDIEELKRGSELVKRGFARMQKGGVIMDVVDREQARIAEDAGAVAVMALEAVPADIRKRGGVARMADPADVEEIIDEVSIPVMGKSRIGHAKESQILEAIGVDMIDESEVLTPADDKYHIDKREFTSPFVCGARNLGEALRRIEEGAAMIRTKGEAGTGDVNQAVHHQRNIKSAIRKLEGMTKEEREAFARDIEAPAPLVHETAEAGRLPVVNFAAGGIATPADAALMMHHGCDGIFVGSGIFGAEDPVEMANAIVEATNNWDDPERLAEISKDIGSGMKGEANADLPDEEKLQGRGN encoded by the coding sequence ATGGCCGAAGAGACAGACATCGAGGAGCTAAAGCGAGGCAGCGAACTCGTCAAGCGCGGGTTCGCGCGGATGCAGAAGGGCGGGGTCATCATGGACGTGGTGGACCGCGAGCAAGCCCGAATCGCCGAGGACGCGGGCGCGGTCGCGGTGATGGCGCTCGAAGCCGTCCCGGCGGACATCCGCAAGCGCGGCGGCGTCGCGCGGATGGCCGACCCCGCGGACGTAGAGGAGATCATCGACGAGGTGTCCATCCCGGTGATGGGCAAGTCCCGAATCGGCCACGCCAAGGAGTCCCAGATTTTGGAGGCCATTGGCGTGGACATGATCGACGAGTCGGAGGTTCTCACTCCGGCCGACGACAAGTACCACATCGACAAGCGCGAGTTCACGAGTCCCTTCGTCTGCGGGGCGCGCAACCTCGGCGAGGCGCTTCGCCGCATCGAGGAGGGCGCGGCGATGATTCGCACGAAGGGCGAGGCCGGAACCGGCGACGTGAACCAAGCGGTTCACCACCAGCGCAACATCAAGAGCGCGATTCGCAAGCTGGAGGGCATGACCAAAGAGGAGCGCGAGGCCTTCGCCCGCGACATCGAGGCCCCCGCGCCGCTCGTCCACGAGACGGCCGAGGCGGGTCGCCTGCCGGTCGTCAACTTCGCGGCTGGCGGCATCGCCACGCCTGCGGACGCCGCGCTGATGATGCACCACGGCTGTGACGGTATCTTCGTCGGGTCGGGCATCTTCGGCGCAGAGGACCCCGTGGAGATGGCCAACGCCATCGTGGAGGCGACGAACAACTGGGACGACCCCGAACGACTCGCCGAAATCAGCAAGGACATCGGCTCGGGCATGAAAGGCGAGGCCAACGCCGACCTGCCCGACGAAGAGAAGCTTCAGGGTCGCGGAAACTGA
- the cmk gene encoding (d)CMP kinase has translation MLITVSGPPGSGKSTTASELAATLGFDHVSGGDIFRELADERDYTTLEFNKLAEEDDQIDRDLDRRLQQIAAERDDVVLESRLAGWLAGDHADFRIWLDAPLEVRAERIADREGKAVAETREETAARQGSEAERYREYYGIDITDLTIYDLSVNTARWDAPAVLDMLVTAVEEYEPETDEGKYPVDTDYDF, from the coding sequence ATGCTAATTACCGTCTCTGGACCACCGGGGAGCGGCAAGAGTACGACCGCCTCCGAACTGGCGGCGACGCTCGGCTTCGACCACGTCAGCGGCGGGGACATCTTCCGCGAACTCGCCGACGAGCGCGACTACACCACCTTGGAGTTCAACAAGCTCGCCGAGGAGGACGACCAGATAGACCGCGATTTGGACCGTCGCCTCCAGCAAATCGCGGCCGAGCGCGACGACGTGGTCTTGGAGTCGCGTCTCGCCGGATGGCTAGCGGGCGACCACGCCGACTTCCGAATCTGGCTCGACGCGCCCCTCGAAGTCCGCGCCGAGCGCATCGCCGACCGTGAGGGAAAGGCCGTCGCCGAAACCCGCGAGGAGACTGCGGCCCGGCAGGGGAGCGAGGCCGAGCGCTATCGAGAGTATTACGGCATCGACATCACCGACCTGACCATCTACGACCTCTCGGTCAACACCGCTCGGTGGGACGCCCCGGCCGTACTCGACATGCTCGTGACCGCAGTCGAGGAGTACGAACCCGAGACCGACGAGGGCAAATACCCCGTGGACACGGATTACGATTTCTGA
- a CDS encoding DUF106 domain-containing protein: protein MARTADKIESLIADDSAMADALAVVYDRTDGGSERIEWAEVNDDLTSGQWGRLIEKDVLESVGDEFQIADPDAVETALNDDSSATVSTSTPDIGDDADTEGSSWTTWDKLAAVGAGGLFLGYSQQPVRNVVGSAVEVFIGPIDQVLPFYVVVLVVALLTGLFSTLLQANLMNMDKMSAYQERMKAIQEKRKEAQERGDDEALEQIREEQMDAMGDQLGMFKEQFRPMVWTMFVTIPVFLWIYWMVLDGHVAASETQIVAPLIGEATWTAKVLGPMQMWIIWYFLCSMSLTQLIRKSLNIQTTPT, encoded by the coding sequence ATGGCACGGACCGCGGACAAAATCGAGTCGCTCATCGCCGATGATTCGGCGATGGCCGACGCCTTGGCGGTCGTCTACGACCGCACCGACGGCGGCTCCGAGCGCATCGAGTGGGCCGAAGTCAACGACGACCTCACGAGCGGTCAGTGGGGCCGACTCATCGAAAAGGACGTGTTGGAGAGCGTCGGCGACGAGTTCCAAATCGCCGACCCAGACGCGGTCGAGACGGCGCTGAACGACGATTCGTCGGCGACTGTCTCGACTTCGACGCCGGATATCGGAGACGACGCAGACACCGAAGGGTCGTCGTGGACGACGTGGGACAAACTCGCGGCGGTCGGCGCGGGTGGACTGTTCCTCGGCTACTCCCAACAGCCGGTGCGAAACGTCGTGGGGAGCGCCGTTGAGGTATTCATCGGGCCTATCGACCAAGTGTTGCCTTTCTACGTGGTCGTGTTGGTCGTCGCGCTCCTGACCGGCCTGTTCAGCACGCTCCTGCAAGCGAACCTGATGAACATGGACAAGATGAGCGCCTATCAGGAACGCATGAAGGCGATTCAGGAGAAGCGCAAGGAGGCCCAAGAGCGCGGCGACGACGAGGCACTCGAACAGATTCGTGAAGAGCAGATGGACGCGATGGGCGACCAGTTGGGCATGTTCAAAGAGCAGTTCCGCCCGATGGTCTGGACGATGTTTGTCACCATTCCGGTGTTCCTCTGGATATACTGGATGGTTCTGGACGGTCACGTCGCGGCGAGCGAGACCCAAATCGTCGCGCCGCTCATCGGCGAGGCGACGTGGACTGCGAAGGTCCTCGGCCCGATGCAAATGTGGATCATCTGGTACTTCCTCTGCTCGATGAGCCTGACTCAGCTCATCCGGAAGTCGCTGAACATCCAGACGACGCCGACATAA
- a CDS encoding class I SAM-dependent methyltransferase, with protein MGDTETYAIDDVAFIGRTVGEYEKMFDIDLSAWGGESVLDCPGGACAFVAEANRRDIDAVGVDMLYHIPPDELREKCERDIDTAIAGFDGVEDQFVWEFYDDVTDVRNHWTRAYEQFIADYADYHDTDRYVKAELPDLPYADDSFSLVLSAHLMFLYMDKLDHEFHRQSLLELARVASEEVRVYPLERFDGKRYPRLDDLREMLADEGYETKIRSVPFEFQQGADELLRIVV; from the coding sequence ATGGGTGACACGGAGACGTACGCGATAGACGATGTTGCCTTCATCGGTCGAACGGTGGGGGAGTACGAGAAGATGTTCGACATCGACCTCTCAGCGTGGGGGGGCGAGTCTGTCCTCGACTGTCCGGGCGGAGCGTGCGCGTTCGTCGCCGAGGCGAATCGGCGCGATATCGACGCAGTCGGCGTGGACATGCTGTATCACATCCCGCCGGACGAGTTACGGGAGAAGTGCGAGCGCGACATCGACACCGCCATCGCCGGGTTCGACGGCGTCGAAGACCAGTTCGTCTGGGAGTTCTACGACGACGTGACCGACGTTCGAAACCACTGGACCCGCGCCTACGAACAGTTCATCGCGGATTACGCCGACTACCACGACACCGACCGATACGTGAAGGCCGAACTGCCGGACCTCCCGTACGCCGACGACTCGTTTTCCCTGGTCCTCTCGGCGCACCTCATGTTCCTCTACATGGACAAACTCGACCACGAGTTCCACAGACAGTCCCTACTGGAACTGGCCCGCGTGGCCAGCGAGGAGGTTCGAGTCTACCCGCTCGAACGCTTCGACGGGAAACGCTACCCGCGACTGGACGACCTTCGAGAGATGCTGGCCGACGAGGGGTACGAGACCAAGATTCGGTCGGTTCCCTTCGAGTTCCAACAGGGTGCCGACGAACTGCTCCGCATCGTGGTTTGA
- a CDS encoding succinylglutamate desuccinylase/aspartoacylase family protein, with protein sequence MQLGTAESAPGELATGWLDVTDLPTGTPERLPVLVAEGEEEGPTLWITAAIHGNEVTGLAVAQDVMTDELAAEIRGTVVCIPNLNPAGLRRNSRTSYYDDEDPNRYFPDPDAESSRPPSVQQLVDERIYEAFADSAHALVDLHTAHVGSMPFLIRDRVLYGEERTKSEARDLAADLESLAEAFGMPIVNEYAAEEYTEQNLQRSTAGAALNNAGIPAFTAELGGHEVVEGDIREAGVEGLRNVMRELGVLPGDPDPDAVGPEPPVEYPVKRAVHPHADTPGIARHRVEAGDMVSEGDPIADICTPHGESKATVESNHDGYVLGRMAGVAVYENDALASMAVRDDGDLVVPRNADDSHEDGDSA encoded by the coding sequence ATGCAACTCGGAACCGCGGAATCCGCCCCCGGCGAACTCGCTACCGGGTGGCTCGACGTGACCGACCTCCCGACCGGCACCCCCGAGCGCCTGCCCGTCCTCGTCGCCGAGGGCGAGGAAGAGGGACCAACACTCTGGATTACCGCCGCCATCCACGGCAACGAGGTGACGGGTCTCGCCGTCGCCCAAGACGTGATGACCGACGAACTCGCGGCGGAAATCCGGGGTACCGTGGTCTGCATCCCAAATCTCAACCCCGCGGGCCTGCGCCGCAATTCCCGGACCTCCTACTACGACGACGAGGACCCCAACCGCTACTTCCCGGACCCCGACGCCGAGAGCAGTCGCCCGCCGAGCGTCCAGCAACTCGTTGACGAGCGCATCTACGAGGCGTTCGCCGACTCGGCCCACGCGCTCGTTGACCTTCACACTGCCCACGTCGGGTCGATGCCGTTCCTCATCCGCGATAGAGTCCTCTATGGCGAGGAGCGCACGAAGTCGGAGGCCCGCGACCTCGCGGCCGACCTCGAATCGCTCGCGGAGGCGTTCGGCATGCCTATCGTCAACGAGTACGCCGCCGAGGAGTACACCGAGCAGAACCTCCAGCGTTCGACGGCGGGCGCGGCGCTCAACAACGCCGGAATCCCGGCGTTCACCGCGGAGTTGGGCGGCCACGAAGTCGTGGAGGGGGACATCCGCGAGGCTGGCGTCGAGGGCCTTCGGAACGTCATGCGCGAACTCGGTGTGCTTCCGGGCGACCCGGACCCCGACGCCGTCGGCCCGGAACCACCGGTCGAGTACCCCGTCAAGCGCGCGGTCCATCCCCACGCAGATACGCCGGGCATCGCGCGCCATCGCGTCGAAGCGGGCGACATGGTGTCGGAGGGCGACCCAATCGCAGACATCTGCACGCCCCACGGCGAGTCGAAGGCGACCGTTGAGTCCAACCACGACGGCTACGTCCTCGGGCGAATGGCTGGCGTCGCGGTCTACGAGAACGACGCACTGGCGAGCATGGCGGTCCGCGACGACGGCGACCTCGTGGTCCCGCGCAATGCGGACGATTCGCACGAAGACGGCGATTCGGCGTGA